CATGTTTAGCTTCTTCAACCGCCCGATCAATTCACCATAAAGCGCACTCCCGACGCCTTTGCCGTGGCCGCCGTTCGCCACATACACCGCCAGCTCCACCGTGTGCCGATAAGCGGCACGCTCATGAAACCTCCGCGCATACGCATACCCCAACACCTGTCCATCCGTCTCGAAGATCAACCACGGATACACCGCCGTCACATCCGCAAACCGTTTGCGCATCGCCTCCGCAGAAACCGCCTCCTCCTCAAACGTCACCGTCGTGCTGAGCACATAATGATTGTAGATGGCACAAACCTTCTCCGCATCCTGCGCTGTGACTTCACGTATCATATCATTCGCTCCGTGCAACGGCCATTTCATCATTGGTCATTCACTCCATCCTGCACTATACTTTCCCGCGATGAAAACCGTAGCCATCCTCGGTGCCTCCAGCGACCGCAAAAAATTCGGCAACAAAGCCGTGCGCGCCTTCGTGCTCAAGAGCCACCGCGTTTACCCCGTGAACCCCAAGGAGAGCACCGTTGAAGGCTTGGCCACCTTCCCCAGCATCCTCGATCTCCCCGTGCGCCCCCAGATGGTCACCGTCTATCTGCCCCCACCCGTCGTCCTGAAAGTCCTGCCCGACATCGCGAAAAAAGGCTGCGATGAACTCTGGCTCAACCCTGGCACCGAATCCGATGAAGTCCTCGCCGAAGCCGAACGCCTCGGCCTGAACGTCATCCAAGCCTGCAGCATCGTTGCCATCGGCGTTTCTCCTTCGACCCTCTGATCTACTCGCCGAGCAAGTGGACGATGATCCTCCTCCGATGCGCATGCGTCCGGTGTTCCCACAAGTAAATCCCTTGCCACGTCCCAAGCACCATTGAGCCACCCTTGATCGGCACGCTCAGGTTCACCGCCGTGAGCGCCGTCCGCACATGCGCCGGCATATCATCCAGCCCTTCGCATGTATGACGAAACAGCGCATCGCCATCCGGGCAGATACGCGTGAAGAACCTTTCCAAATCCCTCCGCACCTCCGGATCCGCATTCTCCTGTATCAACAGGGAAGCCGACGTGTGCTGCACGTGCAAGGTGGCGAGGCCCGTCTTTATTTTCGCCCCGGCCACCAACCGATCCACCTCCGCCGTGAAGTCATAGAAGCCACGTCCCTTCGTAGGAATCGTCACTTCATGAACTTCCTGGCGTAACATACTTTACTTGCCCATCAGCGCTTCCAGCTTCTCATTCGCCGGATGACCGTAACCGCGCGCCTTCTGGTAATGCCAGCGCGCCAGTTCCGTCATCGGCGGAGTCTGCGTCGCATAGACCACCGCGAGATTGTGATGCGCATTCGCATTGCCCGGCTCCAGCTGGATCGCCTTGCGCAAGGCCGCTTCCGCCGCACCGCGCTGACCTTTTTGGCTCAGCGTCATACCCAGGAAGCTCTGCGTTTCCGCATTGTTCGGATCAAGCTGCGCCGAACGGCTCAGGCTCTCCAACGCCGCATCATACTTGTCCTGGCGGAATGCGATGATGCCCTTCAGCTTCAACGCATACGCGTCGTCCTTCTTCAGGCTCAGCGCCTTGTCCAGATTCTTCTCCGCGTCCGACAGTTTGTTCTGCTCCATCTGCACCGCTGCGAGCTGACCGAGCGCGAACACATGGCTGCCGTTCGACTTCAGCACCTCCTGATACTTTTCTGCTGCCACGTCATAACGTTTCTCCGCCGCTGCGCGCTCGCCTTCCGCCATCAACTTGCGCGCTTCCGCGGACAATTGATCCGGTGCTGCCACCGTGCTCGAGACCGTCGCCGACGGCTTGCTGTCCACCGCCGCCACCAACGTCCCCGTAGAGACCATCGGGGCCTTGAAGAGCGCCAGCTCTTCCTTCGTGTAAGGAACCTTCGTCGCCTTCAACACTTCGAGTTGCGCCTTCAAGTTCGCCAGCTCATCCGCCGCCTTGTCCGTGTCACGGCGATTCGAACGGCTGCTTGCCTCCTTCAATTTCTTCTCCAGGCTGTCGCGTTCTTTTTCCAGATCGCGCACCTTGTTCTCCAGCTTCGCCACTTCCTTCGTGTTCGCGACCGGTGCCGCCGTCGCAGACGCTCCCATCTTCGGATCCGTCAGGAGCGCTTCCAGCTTCGCATTCTCCTTGCGCAGCTTCTCCGCATCACGCATCTCGCTTTGCGCCGCCGACCGCGCCCTGCTCGCTTCCGTCTGCGCCTGCTCCACCGCCTTCTGCTGCTCTGCCAAACGCTTCTGCGTCTCCGAAAGCTCCTTCTTCAAGCCCTCATCCGCATTGGACATCTTCGCCATGTTCGCCGCGCGCTTCTGTTCATCCTTGAGCTGCGCAGCCAGAGTTTCGGTCTGCGCCTTCAACTGTGTCGCCTCCAATGCCAGCGCCCGGTTCTCCGTCTCCAGCTTCGCCACATCACCCATCTTCTTATTGGCGGACTTCAAGGATTCCGCTTCGGCCTTCGCTGTCGCGAGCTGACTTTCCAAAGCCTTGTTCGACGATTCTAATTTCGCCGCATTCCCCGCCAGCTTGTTCGCATCGGAAAGCTGCTTCTTCAACGTCGAAACTTCTTCCTTCAACTGCGGCAGCTCCTTGCTCTCGCGCATCGAGCCGATTTTCTTCTCCAGGCTCGCGTTCTCATCCGTCAGCTTCGCCATCGCCCTCTTCTGGCTGGCCAATTCCTTGTTGGCGTCGGCCAATTGTGATTTCGTTTCTGAAATCTCCTTCGCATCCACCATCTTGGCAGATTTCACCTGCTCTTGCTGCAAGCTCGCCTTCAACACATCGCGCTCCTTCTGCACTTCCAGCAATGTTCCTTCCACCTTGGCCAGTTCCTTCGGGTCCAATGCGGCGGGTTTCGCCGCCAGCGCATCCTTGAGCTGCTTCTGCAGCATGATCTTCTCCGTCTGCAGACTGATCAACTGATCGTGCAAGCGAGTGATCTCGGAGTCCGAGAAACTCGGCTGCGGCACTGGCGCTGGCACATTCTCCTTGGCCGGCCCGCTCTTCATCGCTGGCGTAGAGACAGCCGGTTTAGGCGTCGGCTTCACGTTCGGATACTTCGCCGCCAACGGCGCGATCTTCTGGTTCACATACTCCAGCCGGTATTGGATCACCGTGGCGTTGTAGTTCGGATATGCGGAACGCAGCTTCTGCAACCCCTCCTGCACATCGCGATACCGGATCAACGCCGCCGACTCCTCACCCTTCACCAACAACGCTTCGGCGTCCTGCAACATGCCGTAATAAGTCGCGTAAAGCTCATCTTGCGGATCGGCTTGTACCACGAGGGCAATAGCCAATAAAGCAGCGCCAACTGTCGGGAGAAGTCGTTTCATGGGCCGCATGGATATAGGGAAACGCCCCGTTTGGCAATCCGTTTGCCGCAAGAAAACGCGTTCCTTGCCACCATCCAAATTTTGCTCCATTCCCATCTCCTCACGCCCTCCTTCCAGCGTCATCACTGTCCCTTGCTCCGGATGCATAACTCATCCTTCATGGTCCCTAATCTAAAACAGTCAGTAGGACATTGGCTGTCCATGTCCCTTTTTTTGAAAAACATTTCAAAGCAGCATAACCCGCTGCTAATCAGAACTTTAAAGCCAAAACATCCACCTGATATCGATTTGAGGTCAAAAATTTCGCCTTTCTACTCCCCTTTCGCATATTTCGCGTCTTTCGCGGTTAACCCTCCCCTGATAAAACCCTCTTAAATCACCCTCCTTATTCACCTCTCAACCGGCTTCGTCTCCGTGAGGCGCCCTTTATATCATCCCCTCTCAATCAGGCTTACCCGAGAAGGAATTTCGTGCAGAATCAGGTAAACACCCCATATCAACCAGTCCATTAGGCACTTTGCGCAAAATCAAAACCCGATTATCTTTAGTCAAAACCTAGACAAGCGGAGATGGGATATGACAGGCGAAGGTTTCAGTGAAAAATTAAACGCTTTAAGAACATTGGTCGACGAGGGTTGCGGAGCCAACATGGACCTGTGCCAACAACACTACACGGCAGGCTCCAAAATCGTTGAAGAGCTTGAGCATTCTCAAAACCTTCCAGCACAAGCCCGGCAGATGCTGCCTCAGATCCGGCGCTCTTTGTCGGATTACTACAACATCCTTTTCAACCGCAGTTGGACCAAAAGATTCCTGCTGGACGACATCGCGAGATTGGAACTCCTCTGCCTCAATCCGCCCTCGGACGAGATTCAATTTCCCACTCAATCCTTTAACCCCTTCGACCGCTCCCGCGACGCCGCATAGACCATCAGGTTTCTCTTCAACACCACCGCGTTCCAGTTGGGTACTATTCTTATCTCCTCTGGACTCTCAATTCCCCCCTTTCGCGTATTAAGCGTGTTTCGCGGTTATCTTACTAATCCAAACAAGAAAATCAGAATGCAGCCGTTTCCCAATTCATGCTAATTGAGGAAATAAATATCATCCTTCCAGCGTAACTCTCGTAAATCGTACTTCTAAAATCGTAAATCCCCTTTAGCCTTCTACTGCTATGAACCCTTTCGTCAATCTCCACCAGCGCGGCACCGATCTCCCGCCCGGCTGCAAGGACTTGATTGACGTCATAAAACCGAAAGTGCCTCGCATGGAGACCGAACGATTGCGCGGCCCCGATGTAGAATATTTAAAAGCCCCATTCCATCGTTTTTACTCTACAGGAGACGATCGTGTCATCTCCATCCTGATCTACGGCTCCCATTGTTTCCTTTCTTTGAACTGCATTCCTGCACCAGCGACTCTCGGCTTCGGCCTTCTCCCCCAATACGTTGCCTTCAACGACACTGTCCGCGATTTTTTTCAAGCCAAGGGCATCCCAGCTCTTTCAGAAAAATTAGGAACACGACCACCCGGCGAGATCATCCTCGTCCGCTACCCTTTGCCTCCCACCGCCTTTGAAGCCTCAGAATTGATCTCGCAACTGCTCACTCAGGTATATCAAGAAACCGGCCCCATCCAACTGATGCTTCTTCCATTTCCAAAACGACCCGCCCAAGTCCCGCCTGCGCCTTCCACCTCTGAAGACTGAACACCAAAAATCTTGAAACTCTTCCCTTCCCCATCGCTACCTTAGCGCCCTTTTGTTTAAAAATCCGGTTTTTCTTCATTTACCCACCGGTGCAACCGTGTTCGATGTTCGATGTTCGATGTTCGATGTTCGATGTTCGATGTTCGATGTTCGATGTTCGATGTTCGATGTTCGATGTTCGATGTTCGATGTTCGATGTTCGATGTTCGATGTTCGATGTTAGATGTTCGATGTTCGATGTTCGATGTTCGATGTTCGATGTTCGATGTTCGATGCCCCCTCTGCGCTTTCTGCGCCTATCCATCCGTGTTTCTTCTGTGTTCCATCTGTGGCTAAAACTTCCCCCTCCGTGACTCCACGGCAAAATCTCGCCCCTAAAAAACTCCCTCTTGGCCAGCTCCTACCTTCGTGCTAATGTTTCGTCCGAGCCCTTGGAGCAAATCCCTATCACAACCGTCTAATAGACACACTATGGAAAATCAAAACCGTCGTACCGCCCTGAAAACCGTGGCCCTCGCCGCTGGCGCTCTCCTCTCCACCGAAGCGCTCGCCATCGAAGCCAAACCCAATTATCCTCGTTCCACTCCTGGCCGTTGGCTCTTTTCCGGTAAACCTTGCGCCATCTTCCAGCAAGGCCCCATCCTGCTCATCGTCAACGAAACCGGGACACTCGCGACCGGCCAATTCACCAACCAGGACACCTTCAAGATCATCAAAGGCGATGGCTGGGGCATCGGCATGACCGGCCAGCTCATCGAAAAAGGTAAACGCATCAAATGGTCCGATGGTGCTTATTGGATCCAGGCCTGATTCAGCAAGTGTCCCGAGCGAAACATTACTTGAGGCCATTCGTATCACTCCCATCAAAAGGAAACTCTATCCATGAAAATCCCGCTCCTGCTCGTCACTTGCTTGTTCCTTGCCGGCTGCTGCCGCGAGGAACCAAAGGTGACCAATCAAGCACTTCTCAGCGAACTGCAAACTATCAAGAGTGAATTGGCAAAAGCACCACCCGCTCCCACCAAGCTGCGTTGGGCCACCGCGGATCATTACAAGATTTTCTCTGCCCTCACCCAAGCCAGCCGGGATCACCTCGCCCGCACCGCTCAAACCGATCAGCTCTCCCCGGCCATCGAGGCCCAGATCAGAGAATATGAATCTCTACGCATGCAATTGGTAGTAGCACAGGCAAATGCCAGCACACGCTCTATCCCCGTTCGCCCCATCCGCATTTCAACCGGCTCAACTGGCCTACCGGAAAGAGAAAGCAACCCTGATCCGGAATTGCAAGCGCTCTCCAAACGCGTCGAAGAAGCCAAAGCCCCCATCAAAGAGCTCATCGAAAAACGCGACCGCCTAGCTCAGGAATTCCGCGAGAAGCACTCCGTCGAACGCCTCACCGAAGAATACGCCAAAGGCCGTTATGATCTGATTGTTGGCACCCGTGAAAAGCCCATGTACCAAGCGGGCACCGAAGTCACCGACATCACCGAAGCCGTCATCGCCCTGCTCAAAGAAAAGACCAAATAAACTGCCCTCCCTCAATAGACACAACCTTCTCGATCAGGAAGCGGTTTGCGTACCCGTATTCCGTTCCCTGATATTTATCGAGACACGGTCAAATCCATTCCCTTTGAATTTCAAATCTTCAAATTTAAAATCCCCGGCTATCGTCTTTTTCCATCCGTGTGATCCGTGTTCCATCTGTGGCTAAAATCCCCTTCTCCCCTCAGCGCCCTCCGTGTCTCCGTGGTTAATTCTCCCCTAACCACTTGAAATCCATCTAAGACTTGCGGCTTAATCACGCTCAACACACATGAGCCAGAGACTTACCACCCGCATCGCCGCCTTGTTGGGCGTGGGATTCCTTTCCGCCACCACCTTCGCCGCCAGCCCGGCGAACACCGATTGGTCCACCTACCTCGGCAGCAAGGAGCGCAATCTCTACTCCTCGCTGAACCAGATCAACCGCTCCAACGTCACGCAACTCAAAGTCGCGTGGACCTACGAGACCGGTGATAAAGGCGAGTATCAGGCGAACAACCTCATCGTGAACGGCGTCCTCTTCACGCCCTCACCCACGCGCAAAGTCATCGCCCTCGACGCCGCCACCGGCAAGGAACTCTGGAAGTGGGACCCCTCGAAAGAACGCTCCGGCGCTGGTCGTGGACGTCAACGCGGCCTTGTCTATTGGCAAAATGAAAAAGGCGAAGAACAACGCCTCTTCACCGCCGTCGGCAATTACCTCTTCGCGCTCAATCCCAAAGACGGCACGCTCATCCGCAGCTTCGGTGAAAACGGCTCACTTCACCTCGGCACCGGCCTCGACACCGCGAACACCCCGAACGTCGGCCTGAACACCCCCGGCGTCATCTACAAGGACTTGATGATCCTCGGCGGTGTGGGCGGCCCCGGAGCCGTGCGCGCCTTCGATGTCCGCACCGGCGAACGCCGCTGGATCTTCCACCTCATCCCGCGCCCCGGCGAAGTCGGCTACGACACCTGGCCCAAGGAAGCCTACAAGTCCGCCACCGGCGTCATGCCCTGGCCCGGCCAGTCCCTCGATGAAAAACGCGGCATCGTTTACATCGCCACGAAAACCGCTGAACCCGATTTCTACGGCGGCGAGCGCCACGGCATGAATCTCTTCGCGAACTGCATCGTCGCGCTCGATGCCGCGACAGGCAAACGCCTCTGGCACTTCCAGATCGTTCATCACGATCTCCTAGATAAAGACCTCCCCTGCCCGCCCGTTCTCCTCACCGTCACGCACAAAGGCAAGAAAGTGGACGCCGTCGCGCAAGGCACCAAGCACGGCTACGTCTTCGTCTTCGACCGCGTCACCGGTGAACCCCTCTGGCCCATCGAAGAACGCCCCGTTCCCA
This genomic window from Verrucomicrobiia bacterium contains:
- a CDS encoding arsinothricin resistance N-acetyltransferase ArsN1 family B; this encodes MIREVTAQDAEKVCAIYNHYVLSTTVTFEEEAVSAEAMRKRFADVTAVYPWLIFETDGQVLGYAYARRFHERAAYRHTVELAVYVANGGHGKGVGSALYGELIGRLKKLNMHVALGGIALPNEKSVALHEKLGFKKVAHLEEVGWKFGQWIDVGYWELKF
- a CDS encoding CoA-binding protein produces the protein MKTVAILGASSDRKKFGNKAVRAFVLKSHRVYPVNPKESTVEGLATFPSILDLPVRPQMVTVYLPPPVVLKVLPDIAKKGCDELWLNPGTESDEVLAEAERLGLNVIQACSIVAIGVSPSTL
- a CDS encoding secondary thiamine-phosphate synthase enzyme YjbQ, translated to MLRQEVHEVTIPTKGRGFYDFTAEVDRLVAGAKIKTGLATLHVQHTSASLLIQENADPEVRRDLERFFTRICPDGDALFRHTCEGLDDMPAHVRTALTAVNLSVPIKGGSMVLGTWQGIYLWEHRTHAHRRRIIVHLLGE
- a CDS encoding tetratricopeptide repeat protein; the protein is MKRLLPTVGAALLAIALVVQADPQDELYATYYGMLQDAEALLVKGEESAALIRYRDVQEGLQKLRSAYPNYNATVIQYRLEYVNQKIAPLAAKYPNVKPTPKPAVSTPAMKSGPAKENVPAPVPQPSFSDSEITRLHDQLISLQTEKIMLQKQLKDALAAKPAALDPKELAKVEGTLLEVQKERDVLKASLQQEQVKSAKMVDAKEISETKSQLADANKELASQKRAMAKLTDENASLEKKIGSMRESKELPQLKEEVSTLKKQLSDANKLAGNAAKLESSNKALESQLATAKAEAESLKSANKKMGDVAKLETENRALALEATQLKAQTETLAAQLKDEQKRAANMAKMSNADEGLKKELSETQKRLAEQQKAVEQAQTEASRARSAAQSEMRDAEKLRKENAKLEALLTDPKMGASATAAPVANTKEVAKLENKVRDLEKERDSLEKKLKEASSRSNRRDTDKAADELANLKAQLEVLKATKVPYTKEELALFKAPMVSTGTLVAAVDSKPSATVSSTVAAPDQLSAEARKLMAEGERAAAEKRYDVAAEKYQEVLKSNGSHVFALGQLAAVQMEQNKLSDAEKNLDKALSLKKDDAYALKLKGIIAFRQDKYDAALESLSRSAQLDPNNAETQSFLGMTLSQKGQRGAAEAALRKAIQLEPGNANAHHNLAVVYATQTPPMTELARWHYQKARGYGHPANEKLEALMGK
- a CDS encoding PQQ-binding-like beta-propeller repeat protein; translated protein: MSQRLTTRIAALLGVGFLSATTFAASPANTDWSTYLGSKERNLYSSLNQINRSNVTQLKVAWTYETGDKGEYQANNLIVNGVLFTPSPTRKVIALDAATGKELWKWDPSKERSGAGRGRQRGLVYWQNEKGEEQRLFTAVGNYLFALNPKDGTLIRSFGENGSLHLGTGLDTANTPNVGLNTPGVIYKDLMILGGVGGPGAVRAFDVRTGERRWIFHLIPRPGEVGYDTWPKEAYKSATGVMPWPGQSLDEKRGIVYIATKTAEPDFYGGERHGMNLFANCIVALDAATGKRLWHFQIVHHDLLDKDLPCPPVLLTVTHKGKKVDAVAQGTKHGYVFVFDRVTGEPLWPIEERPVPKSDLRGEQAWPTQPFPTKPAPLMRQYYTEAEVSNISPEAQIATLDRIKASPNFGPFPAPSLNETVMFPGFDGGMEWGGGAADPNGIYYVNINEIPWLVQMVETRRADGKPLVAGERDYMVYCGPCHGLDRKGNLAGGFPSLIDVEKRKTRLEIETITRQGGGRMPAFDMIPEGSRTAILDYVRNENTLSTGGRPDEANNNAAASTKNPPSYAFAGFRRYQDKEGYPAIKPPWGTLNAVDLNTGEIKWKVPLGEYEKLTARGIPPTGTENYGGPVVTAGGLIFIAATADETIRAFDKDTGKILWQAKLPFGGNATPSVYMINGRQYVVINAGGGKSGRPSGGSIVAFALPETPKKP